From the genome of Arthrobacter sp. ERGS1:01:
CAGCTTGGTGCCGTTGACGGCCTGGAACTGGTTCTTGGCCGAGTTGCGCAGCTTCACGATGCGCGTCATGTCAACCTCGTGCACCTGCGTGAGCTGCGTGGAGATGTCCAGCGACTCGCGCATGCGGCGGGCGATGACCTGGCGGATGCGGGGAGCCTTGACCGTGGTGCCTCGCAGGGAGGACGGTACGACGGCGGGTGCAGCCTTGGGAGCTGCTGCGGCTGCGGCGGCCGGAGCCGGTGCGGCAGCTGCCTTGGCGGCCTCGGCCACAGCCAGGACGTCCTGCTTGCGAATGCGACCGCCGACGCCGGAACCGGTGACGGTGGTGATGTCCACGCCGTGCTGGTTGGCAAGCTTGCGCACCAGGGGAGTGACGTAGCTTGAATCGCTGGCTGCGGCGGGTGCAGCCGGAGCCGCGGCCGGAGCGACGGGAGCCGGAGCAGCAACGGGAGCCGGAGCGGCAACAGGAGCCGGAGCAGCTACCGGAGCGGGGGCAGCAACAGGGGCGGGCGCGGCAACGGGAGCCGGAGCAGCCGGGGCGGCGGGAGCAGCGGCGGCGGGTGCGCCGGAGCCGATCAATGCCAGGACGCCGCCAACCTCAGCGGTCTCGTCTTCCGGTACGCGGATTTCCAGCAGGGTGCCGGCCACGGGGGACGGGATCTCGGTGTCAACCTTGTCGGTGGACACCTCCAGCAGCGGCTCGTCAACCTCAACACTCTCGCCAACGGCCTTCAACCAGCGCGTGACGGTGCCTTCGGTGACGCTCTCGCCCAGGGCGGGAAGCTTGACCTCGAAGGTGTCGCCGGCGGGGGCTGCGGCGGGCGCGGCAGCCGGTGCGGCGGGAGCCTCGACGGGGGCGGCTGCCGGTGCTGCCGGGGCGGGCTCGGCTGCGGGAGCCGGCTCGGCGGCCGGTGCGGATGCGGCAGCGCCGGCACCGTCTCCGCTGCCGATCAGGGCCAGCGGTGCACCAACTTCTGCGGTCTCGTCCTCGGGGACCAGGATCTGCTCCAGGATGCCGGCAAAGGGCGAGGGGATTTCGGTGTCAACCTTGTCGGTGGAAACCTCCAGCAGGGGCTCGTCAACTTCGACGCGGTCGCCTACCTGCTTGAGCCATCGTGTGACGGTACCTTCGGTGACGCTTTCACCCAAGGCGGGCAAGTTCACGGATTCAGACATTTCGTCCCCGTTCTCCTTTTTGTGCAGTGCATTTCTGTGCACCAGACATGAAATTCATGAGTAATGATGATGTGTATTTGAGCTTAGTGCACCCGGCGCGAACGCCGGGTGCACTAAAAAACGTTTGCTAGCCGTGGAGCGGGCGGCCGGCCAATGCCATGGCCGCTTCCCCGAGGGCTTCGTTCTGGGTGGGGTGTGCGTGGATCAGGCTCGCAACATCCTCCGGGTAGGCTTCCCAGTTCACGATGAGCTGTGCCTCACCGATCTGCTCGCCAACGCGGCTGCCGATCATGTGCACGCCCACCACGGGGCCGTCCTTTTCGCGGACGAACTTGATGATGCCGCCGGTGCCCAGAATGGCGCTCTTGCCGTTGCCGGCAAGGTTGTATTCGGTGCTTTCGACGTTGGCGTCGCCAAACTTTTCCTTGGCCTGCTTTTCGTTCAAGCCGACCGAGGCGATCTCGGGATCGCAGAAGGTGACCTTCGGGACGTTGATGTCCTCGACCACTACGGGGTTCAGGCCGGCGATTTCCTCGGCCACGAAGATGCCCTGTTGGAAGCCGCGGTGGGCCAGCTGGACGCCGGGGACGATGTCGCCCACGGCGTAGATGTTGCCGACGCCGGTGTGCAGGCGCTCGTTGGTGATGACAAAGCCGCGGTCGATCGTGACGCCGGCTTCCTCGAAGCCCATGCCTGCGGTGGACGGGCCACGGCCGACTGCCACGAGCATGAGGTCCGCTTCGAACGTCTTGCCGTCCACGAGGGTGGCCTTGACGCCGTCGGCGGTCTGCTCCACGCCCTGGAAGAAGGTGCCGGTGTTGAACTTGATGCCGCGCTTGCGGAACGTGCGCTCAAGGACCTTGATGATGGAGGCATCTTCGTTGGGGACCAGGGAGGCCATGCCTTCGATGATGGTGACGTCCACGCCGAAGGACTTCCAGACGGAAGCGAACTCGACGCCGATCACGCCGCCGCCGAGCACGATTGCGCTCTTGGGCACGTAGTCCATGGTCAGGGCCTGGTCGGAGGTGATGACCTTGCCGCCAATTTCCAGGCCGGGGAGGCTGCGGGAGTAGGAACCCGTGGCCAGCACGATGTTCTTGCCCGTGTAGTTCACGCCGTTCACGGTGATCGTGTTCGGGGCGGTGAGCTTGCCTTCGCCGTCGATGACGGTGATGCCCTTGCCCTTGATGAGACCCTGCAGGCCCTTGTACTTGCCGGCAATGATGCCGTCCTTGTACGCGTTGACGGCATTCATGTCGATGCTGGTCAGCTCAACGTTGACACCCACCTTGGAGCCCTCACGGGCGTGGTCGGCGACTTCTGCGGCGTGCAGAAGGGCCTTGGTGGGGATACAACCGTTGTGCAGGCAGGTGCCGCCCAACTTGTTCTTTTCCACCAGTCCAACGGTCATGCCCAATTGGATGGCACGCAATGCTGCGGCGTAACCGCCACTGCCACCACCGAGAATCAGGATGTCGAATTCTTGCCCAGCTGCCTGATCGGCCACTTAGACGCTCCCTCGCGTTCGGGTGGCGCACGGGATCGCGCGCCATCTCATCAATTGTCGTGGCAAGGCCGGGTGGATTGATAATCCGTGGCGGCTCTGCCAAGTAAAAGATAAATACTTTCAGCATTTACCTTAGCTGCCAGTTCTTCCATGCTCCACCACGGGGTTGTCACATGAAAGGGCATTGTGGTCATACTCACTGTGGGAATGGTCACCGGAAACCCGGTGCCATTCCCACAGTGCCGCTTCCGGGGCGGCGTCCGTTAGACGCTGCGGGCCACGACGTCCTCGACGTAGCTGACAAGGGTGCGCACGGCCATGCCGGTACCCTGCTTGGGCGTGTAGCCGTAGGCCGCGCCCTCGTTGAAGGCGGGGCCGGCGATGTCCAGGTGGGCCCAGGGGATGGTTTCGCCGTCTTTGCCCTTGCCAATGAATTCCTGCAGGAACACGGCGGCGGTCATCATGCCGCCCATGCGCTCACCGATGTTGGCCATGTCGGCCACGGGGGAGTCCAGCGACGGGCGCAGCTCCTCCGGCAACGGCATGGGCCACACGAGCTCGCCCGAGCGGTCCGCGGCGGCCTTCAGGGCCGCGCTGACGCCGTCGTCGCCCATGACGCCGGCGGTGCGGTGGCCCAGGGCCACGACCTGCGCACCGGTGAGGGTGGCGACGTCGATGATGACGTCGGGGAATTCCTGCGAGGCGGCCACGAGGCCGTCGGCCATGACCAAACGGCCCTCGGCGTCGGTGTTGAGCACCTCGACGGTCTTGCCGCCGAAGATCGTCAGTACGTCGGAGGGGCGGATGGCCGTGCCGGAGGGCATGTTCTCGGCGATGCAGAGCCAGCCGGTGACGTTGACCGGCAGGCCGAGGCCGGCCACGGCCAGGACGGTGTTGAGCACGGCGGCCGCGCCGGCCATGTCGCACTTCATGGTGACCATGCCGGCGCCGGGCTTGATGGAGATGCCGCCGGAGTCAAAGGTGATGCCCTTGCCCACGAGGGCCAGGTCGGCCACGGCCTTGTCCGACTTGTATTCCAGCTTGACCATGCGCGGCGGGCGCGAGGAGCCCTGGCCCACGCCCATGATGCCGCCGTAGCCGTCCTTGAGGAGGCGCTTTTCATCCATGACGGTGACCTTGACCGGCAGGCCCTTGGCCAGATCCTTCGCGGCGTCGGCAAAGGTGGAGGGGTACAGCTTGCTCGGGGGCTCGTTGACCAGGGTGCGCGTCGCGTTCACTGCCTGGGCGACGATGGCGGCACGGTCGAGTGCGGAGGCCAGGGCCGGGTCCTTGGCCAGGGCGGAGAAGATCGTCACCGTGGCAACGGAGTCCTTCTTGGAGCCCGTGCCCGTGTGCAGGCTCGCGTACTGGTAGGCGCCCAGCGCGGCACCCTCGGCGATCGCGGAAACCTGGCCCACCGTCGTCGTCGGCAGGGCCAGCACCACATGGGACAGGCCGGACAGCTGGCGGATGGCGGAACCGGCCGCGCGGCGCAGCGACTCCTCCGTGATTTCGGTGCCGGCGAGCTTGCCGACGCCGGCCAGGACCAGGATCTGCGCGCCGGTGTCGGGCAGGCCCGGGAGGCGCAGCAGCTGGTCGGGGGCGCCCGTGACGCCCAGGGCGGACAGGGAGGCCTTCAGCGAGGTGACAGCCGAGGCCGACAGCGGGGAATCGAGGATGACCGGACCGTCGGCACCCTTGCCGACGCCGATGACGAGAGCATCGGCGGAGACCTTTTTGAGGTCCGTGCCGATGACGTTGAAAGTGATGTTTTGGCTCGCATTCACAGTGAATGATTCCTCACGTTTGGAGACGGTAGATAAGGTGACGCTGCTAACGATCGTAGTCTCAACGCCGCGGCTTTGGGCGCCGGGGCCCCGCCGCCCGGCGGCCCTCGTCGGCCGGCGCTGCGGTACCGTATGAGCCATGAGTGAAATTCCCGAAGGGGTCCTGCATGGGCCGCTGCACGAGTGGCATGTTGACCACGGGGCCAAGATGGCCGAGTTCGGCGGCTGGCTGATGCCGCTGCAGTACGACGGCGGCGGGGTGGTTTCCGAGCACACAGCGGTGCGCACCACCGTGGGACTCTTCGACGTCTCCCACCTGGGCAAGGCCGGAATCCGCGGCGCCGGTGCCGTCGACTTCGCCAACCGGTGCCTGTCCAACGATCTGGGCCGCATCCGGCCCGGCAGCGCCCAGTACACTCTGGCGCTGACCGATGAGGGAACCGTCACCGATGATCTGATCGCCTACCTGCGCGCCGCCGACGACCTCTTCCTGATCCCCAACGCCGCCAACACGGCCGCCGTCGTGGCCGCCCTCCAGGGTGCCCGCGATGCCGAGGGCGCCGAGCTTGAGATCACCAATCTGCACCGGGACTTTGGCGTCTTCGCCCTGCAGGGCCCGGAATCCGCCGCCGTCATGGCGGCCCTGGGCCTGCCGCAGCCGGCCGGGTACATGTCCTTCGTCGACGCCACGGCCGTCATCAACGGCGTGGAGCTGCCGCTGACCATCTGCCGCACCGGCTACACGGGTGAACACGGTTACGAGATCGTGCCCCGCTGGGACGACGCGCTCACGGTGTGGGAGGCACTGGCCGCCGCCGTCGAGGCCGCCGGAGGCAAGGCTGCGGGCCTGGGCGCCCGCGACACCCTGCGCACCGAAATGGGTTATGCCCTGCACGGCCACGAACTCTCCACCTCGATCACCCCCGTGGAGGCCGGTGTCGGTTGGGCCGTGGGCTGGAAGAAGGAGTCGTTCTGGGGCAAGGACGTGCTCGCCGCGCAGAAGGCGGCCGGCGCGCCCCGGAAGTCGGTGGGCCTGCTGGCCACCGAGCGCGGCGTTCCCCGGGCCGGCGTCAACGTCCTGGGCGCCGAAGGCGCGGTTCTTGGTGCCACGACGTCCGGCACGTTCTCGCCCACCCTGGGCAACGGAATCGCCCTGGCCCTGGTGGACCCGTCGGTGCAGCTGGGGGACACCCTGGCCCTTGACATTCGCGGCCGCCGGCTGGGCGTCACCGTGGTCAAGCCGCCGTTTGTCCAGATGCGCGTCTCCAGCTAGGGGTTCGACGGCGGAAAACCGCCACCAAGGCACAAGCTGCACAAAATTGCCGTGGGTGTCCGGAATGATTCCGGGCACCCACGGTGTTGTGCACACTAGAGACTGACGCTTGCGAGGAAGACTATGAACAACATCGAGTACACGCCGTTCCAAGACCCCGAATCCCTCTACGCCCTCAACGAGGTACTGCTGGACGCCGAGGACCTGCACGGGCTGAACCTGTTGATGTCCTTCACCGGCTTCGCCGACGCCGGCCACGTGGTGAGCCAGATTGCCGGGGAACTCTCCGACAACCTGGCCTCCGAGCCCGTGGCGGTCTTTGATATCGACCAGCTCATCGACTACCGCTCCCGCCGGCCCCGCATGACCTTCAGCGAGGACCACCTGAGCAACTACGCGGCCCCGTCGCTGGTGCTGTACAGGATGGTTGACGCGCTGGGCCAGCCGTTCCTGTACTTGACCGGCAGCGAACCGGACCTGCAATGGGAGCGGTTCACGCTGGCCGTGCTGGGCCTGGTGCGGCGCCTGGATGTGAACCTGACCGCATGGGTCCATTCGGTGCCCATGCCGGTCCCGCACACCCGGCCCATCGGCACCACCGTGCACGGCAACCGGCCCGAACTCATCGAGGGCATTTCGGCGTGGAAGACCACCCTGGAAATCCCGTCCGCGATCGGGCACCTGCTTGAATTCCGGCTCGCCGCCGAGGGGCGGAACGTGGTGGGCTACGCCATCCACGTCCCGCACTACCTGGCCGACGCCGAGTACCCGCCCGCCGCCGTCGCCGGCCTGGAATACCTGGGTGCCGCCGCGGCGCTCATGCTGCCCAGCGAGCGGCTCCGCGAGGCCGGCCGGGCCGTGGAACGCCAGATCACCGAACAGGTGGAAGGGTCCGCCGAGGTGGCCGCCGTGGTGGCCAACCTGGAAAAGCAGTACGACGACCACACCGACGGCACGTCCCGCCGTTCGCTGCTGGCCGGCGACAACGACGAACTGCCCGACGCCGACGAGCTCGGGGCCGCCGTGGAGGCATACCTGGCCAGCCGCGACTCCGCGCCGGGCGCCCCCGATGAGGGTGATTCAAGCAACATCTAGGTGTTGCGTGCGCTGATGCGGCCCCGTCCCGGGCCGCATCGGGCATAGGCTGGGGCGCGTGGACAGTAAGCGTGCATGGATAGTTTGGAGCGTGGGCGTTTTCGCCTACCTCGTGGCCGTCACCCAGCGGACCTCCTTCGGAGTGGCCGGGCTGGAGGCCACCGAACGGTTTGGCGCCAGTGCCTCAGCGCTCTCGGCGTTCACCGTCATCCAACTCCTGGTCTACGCGGTCCTGCAGATTCCCGTGGGCGTCCTGGTGGACCGGCTGGGCCCGCGCCTGATGATCGCCTCCGGGGCGGCCCTGATGACGATCGGCCAGCTCCAGCTTGCCGCCGCCACCTCGGTGCCCGGCGGCGTGGTGGGCCGCGTGTTCGTGGGCGCCGGGGACGCCATGACGTTCATCTCCGTGATCCGGCTGGTTCCCGCCTGGTTCCCCTCCCGGCGGGTGCCGTTGCTGACCCAGCTCACGGGCCAGCTCGGGCAGTTTGGCCAGCTGATCTCGATTGCGCCCTTTGCGATCGTGCTCCATGTGTGGGGCTGGAGTCCGGCCTTCCTGGGCCTGGCCGCCCTGGGCCTGCTGGCCGCGGCCCTGTCGGTCGCCCTGCTCCGCAACGCCCCGGCGTCGTCCATCCCGGCGGCGGCGGGCACCGGCATGAAGGAAACCGCCGCCGACCTGGCCCGGGCCTGGCTGCAACCGGGCACCCGGCTGGGCATGTGGAGCCACTTTTCCACCCAGTTCGCCGGGAACGTGTTCGTCATGACCTGGGGCTACCCGTTCCTTGTCTCCGGGCAGGGCCTTGACCCGGCCGAGGCCAGCGTGCTGCTGAGCCTGTTCGTGCTGGTGGGAATCGTCTGCGGCCCCATGCTGGGCGGCTGGGTGGGCCGGCATCCCCTGCGGCGTTCCACCATGGTCCTGGCCGTCACGGGTGCCATCACCGTCGCCTGGCTCGCCGTGATCCTGTACCCGGGCCCGGCGCCCCTCTGGCTGCTGGTGCTCCTGGTGTTGACCCTGGCACTGGGCGGCCCCGCCTCCATGATCGGCTTCGACTTTGCCCGCACCTTCAACCCGTCCCACCGGATCGGCACGGCCACCGGAATCGTGAACGTGGGCGGCTTCTTCGCGGCACTCGTGACCATGTACGTGGTGGGCCTGATCCTTGACCTGCTCCACAACAGCGGCTTTTCCGGCGGCGGCCTGTACTCGCTGGACTCCTTCCGGATTGCGCTGTCCTTCCAGTTCATCGTCCTGGCCGTGGGGATCACGGCCGTCGTCTCCGTCCGCCGCGAGGTGCGCCGGCGCATGGCGCTGACGGGGGAGACGGTGCCGCCGCTGCGGGAGGCCCTGGCGGACAACCGTCGCCGCCGGGCCCAGTACCGGCGCGAACTGAGGGCCGACCGTGCCGAGCGCAAGGATTCTACGAAGCCTTAGCCGGGATCCGGGGCCCCGTTATCCACAGATCGGGGCTGCCGGCCAATCTGGCCTGTTGCCGCGGCGTCCGGCGGGACAGCCTTGGGGCATGAGAAAAATTGACAAGATCAAGGTCAGTGCCGGTGAGGACCTGCTCGCATTCATCCCGCACATTGTGGGCTACTGGCCCCGGAACAGCGTGGTGTGCATCGGCATGGCCGGGAAGGCGCTGCGGGCCACCATGCGCCTGGACCTGCCCCCTGCCGGCGCCGGAAACCCCGCCCAATTCGCGGCGCTTGCCGCCGCCCAACTCTCCAGCGACGCCGAGGCCGACGGTTGCCTTCTCGCCTTCTTCGCCGACAGCGACTGGAACGAACCCCGCACCTTCCCGCACAAGGAGTTGTACGCGGCACTGCGGGACGCCTTTGGCCGGGCCGGGCTGCCCGTGCGCGACGCCTGGTATGTGGGGAAGGACCACTGGCGCGCCATTGAGTGCACCAACGCCTCTTGTTGCCCCTGGCCGGGGCGAAGCAACACGGCCATCAACGCCAGCTTCGTCAACGCCGAATTCGTGTTCCGCGGCAGCGCCGTGGGCGGGGACCCCCGGGAGCGGATTCCGGCCATGACGGCCGTCACCGACCGGGACTTTGCCGGCAAGGTGGCGAAAGGAATCGAGGCGGTCCTGGCCCCACTGTGCGCGGACGGCCTGGCCGAGAACCAGCTGAGCGTGACGCTGGGATCCTGGGAACGCGCCCTAGCCCACTGGCCCGAGCCGCCCGACGCCTCGATGACGGCCTATCTGCTGGCCAGCCTCGGTGCCACCTGCGTGCGCGACGCCGTCCTGGTCTCCCTGGCCACCTCGCCCGAGCAATCCCTGGCCGGGGTGGTGGGAACCGGATACCTCTGCCGGGACGTGCCCGAACCCGTGGTGCCGGCAGCCTGGTTTGGCGGCAACCAGGCCGCCGGCTACGACATCGTGATCGGCGACGAATCCGACGCCGCGATCGTTGCGGCCGGGGAGACCTTCAGCAATGTCCTGGTGGGCGGCTCGCCCGACCCCGGCCACCCATGCTGCGCACCCTCGTGGGCGCGGCTGGACCGGGCCGAGGAACTGCTGCTCTTCTTGGCCCGCTCCGTCGAGGGAGCCGGAAAGGCACCGGTCTTGTGCATGCTCGGCTGGATCCACTGGTGCCGGGGGCGCGGCACCTGGGCCGGCACCTTCTTCCAAGCCGCCCAGGAATCGGTGCCCGGCTACAAGCTCGCCTACTTGCTGGAACGGCTCCTGGACGCGGGCGCCATCGCGGCCTGGGCCAAGGACAAGGCCACCGCCTGGCCCGGCTACCAGGAGCGGTTGGAGGCCGCCTGAGCCGCCTCAGATCCCGGGCGGGGGACCGGCATGCCACGGTCCCGCCGGTGCCAAAATGGCGGTGAAAACGTGAGACAATATAAGCCGAGACCCGGTTGGGTCCGTGTTTTACGCAGCGCAGTGAGTTGGCAGGATCTCTGAATAATCTCTGTGCGCCCCGGTGGGAACAATGCCGGGACGTCGGGAGTTATACAGAAAGACCCTCCAAGCGGCAGTGATGTGTAAAAGCAACACGGACTTGACAGGGTCATAGTGGTGTTGCCCGACGGTGACTCCACAGACCGCCGCAAGAAAGGTTTTCTGTGTCTGCTACTTCCACGAGCAAAGACTCCACAACAAACGAGCTTAAGGACCCTGCAACGTCAGCAGCGGAGACGCTGACCCCGGCGCAGAAGAGGGCCGCCACGATCGCCGCCAAGAAGGCTGCCGCAACGGCCTCGGGCGACGACGCCCCCAAGGCCGCAACGACCCGCCGCGCGAAGGCCAAGTCCTCCGACGACGAGTCCGCCGATTCCTCCGACCATGAGGAAGCCGACGTCGAGGACGTCGCCGCCGAGAAGGCCGAACAGCCCGTCGCCACAGGCACCGGCTTCGTCTACTCCGACTCCGACGACGACGACGCCCCCGTCCAGCAGGTCATGTCCGCCGGCGCCACCGCCGACCCCGTCAAGGACTACCTCAAGCAGATCGGCAAGGTTGCCCTGCTCAACGCCGAGCAGGAAGTCGACCTCGCCCTGCGCATCGAGGCCGGGCTTTTCGCCAACGAGAAGCTTGAAGCCGACGACGGCAGCATGGACGCCCAGCTCAAGCGCGACTTGCAGCGC
Proteins encoded in this window:
- the lpdA gene encoding dihydrolipoyl dehydrogenase translates to MADQAAGQEFDILILGGGSGGYAAALRAIQLGMTVGLVEKNKLGGTCLHNGCIPTKALLHAAEVADHAREGSKVGVNVELTSIDMNAVNAYKDGIIAGKYKGLQGLIKGKGITVIDGEGKLTAPNTITVNGVNYTGKNIVLATGSYSRSLPGLEIGGKVITSDQALTMDYVPKSAIVLGGGVIGVEFASVWKSFGVDVTIIEGMASLVPNEDASIIKVLERTFRKRGIKFNTGTFFQGVEQTADGVKATLVDGKTFEADLMLVAVGRGPSTAGMGFEEAGVTIDRGFVITNERLHTGVGNIYAVGDIVPGVQLAHRGFQQGIFVAEEIAGLNPVVVEDINVPKVTFCDPEIASVGLNEKQAKEKFGDANVESTEYNLAGNGKSAILGTGGIIKFVREKDGPVVGVHMIGSRVGEQIGEAQLIVNWEAYPEDVASLIHAHPTQNEALGEAAMALAGRPLHG
- a CDS encoding leucyl aminopeptidase; amino-acid sequence: MNASQNITFNVIGTDLKKVSADALVIGVGKGADGPVILDSPLSASAVTSLKASLSALGVTGAPDQLLRLPGLPDTGAQILVLAGVGKLAGTEITEESLRRAAGSAIRQLSGLSHVVLALPTTTVGQVSAIAEGAALGAYQYASLHTGTGSKKDSVATVTIFSALAKDPALASALDRAAIVAQAVNATRTLVNEPPSKLYPSTFADAAKDLAKGLPVKVTVMDEKRLLKDGYGGIMGVGQGSSRPPRMVKLEYKSDKAVADLALVGKGITFDSGGISIKPGAGMVTMKCDMAGAAAVLNTVLAVAGLGLPVNVTGWLCIAENMPSGTAIRPSDVLTIFGGKTVEVLNTDAEGRLVMADGLVAASQEFPDVIIDVATLTGAQVVALGHRTAGVMGDDGVSAALKAAADRSGELVWPMPLPEELRPSLDSPVADMANIGERMGGMMTAAVFLQEFIGKGKDGETIPWAHLDIAGPAFNEGAAYGYTPKQGTGMAVRTLVSYVEDVVARSV
- the gcvT gene encoding glycine cleavage system aminomethyltransferase GcvT produces the protein MSEIPEGVLHGPLHEWHVDHGAKMAEFGGWLMPLQYDGGGVVSEHTAVRTTVGLFDVSHLGKAGIRGAGAVDFANRCLSNDLGRIRPGSAQYTLALTDEGTVTDDLIAYLRAADDLFLIPNAANTAAVVAALQGARDAEGAELEITNLHRDFGVFALQGPESAAVMAALGLPQPAGYMSFVDATAVINGVELPLTICRTGYTGEHGYEIVPRWDDALTVWEALAAAVEAAGGKAAGLGARDTLRTEMGYALHGHELSTSITPVEAGVGWAVGWKKESFWGKDVLAAQKAAGAPRKSVGLLATERGVPRAGVNVLGAEGAVLGATTSGTFSPTLGNGIALALVDPSVQLGDTLALDIRGRRLGVTVVKPPFVQMRVSS
- a CDS encoding proteasome assembly chaperone family protein — protein: MNNIEYTPFQDPESLYALNEVLLDAEDLHGLNLLMSFTGFADAGHVVSQIAGELSDNLASEPVAVFDIDQLIDYRSRRPRMTFSEDHLSNYAAPSLVLYRMVDALGQPFLYLTGSEPDLQWERFTLAVLGLVRRLDVNLTAWVHSVPMPVPHTRPIGTTVHGNRPELIEGISAWKTTLEIPSAIGHLLEFRLAAEGRNVVGYAIHVPHYLADAEYPPAAVAGLEYLGAAAALMLPSERLREAGRAVERQITEQVEGSAEVAAVVANLEKQYDDHTDGTSRRSLLAGDNDELPDADELGAAVEAYLASRDSAPGAPDEGDSSNI
- a CDS encoding MFS transporter: MDSKRAWIVWSVGVFAYLVAVTQRTSFGVAGLEATERFGASASALSAFTVIQLLVYAVLQIPVGVLVDRLGPRLMIASGAALMTIGQLQLAAATSVPGGVVGRVFVGAGDAMTFISVIRLVPAWFPSRRVPLLTQLTGQLGQFGQLISIAPFAIVLHVWGWSPAFLGLAALGLLAAALSVALLRNAPASSIPAAAGTGMKETAADLARAWLQPGTRLGMWSHFSTQFAGNVFVMTWGYPFLVSGQGLDPAEASVLLSLFVLVGIVCGPMLGGWVGRHPLRRSTMVLAVTGAITVAWLAVILYPGPAPLWLLVLLVLTLALGGPASMIGFDFARTFNPSHRIGTATGIVNVGGFFAALVTMYVVGLILDLLHNSGFSGGGLYSLDSFRIALSFQFIVLAVGITAVVSVRREVRRRMALTGETVPPLREALADNRRRRAQYRRELRADRAERKDSTKP
- a CDS encoding DUF4192 domain-containing protein is translated as MRKIDKIKVSAGEDLLAFIPHIVGYWPRNSVVCIGMAGKALRATMRLDLPPAGAGNPAQFAALAAAQLSSDAEADGCLLAFFADSDWNEPRTFPHKELYAALRDAFGRAGLPVRDAWYVGKDHWRAIECTNASCCPWPGRSNTAINASFVNAEFVFRGSAVGGDPRERIPAMTAVTDRDFAGKVAKGIEAVLAPLCADGLAENQLSVTLGSWERALAHWPEPPDASMTAYLLASLGATCVRDAVLVSLATSPEQSLAGVVGTGYLCRDVPEPVVPAAWFGGNQAAGYDIVIGDESDAAIVAAGETFSNVLVGGSPDPGHPCCAPSWARLDRAEELLLFLARSVEGAGKAPVLCMLGWIHWCRGRGTWAGTFFQAAQESVPGYKLAYLLERLLDAGAIAAWAKDKATAWPGYQERLEAA